Proteins encoded within one genomic window of Mycolicibacterium monacense:
- the argB gene encoding acetylglutamate kinase yields MTAATHTKAQVLAAALPWLKQLHGKIVVVKYGGNAMTDDTLKAAFAADMVFLRNCGVHPVVVHGGGPQISAMLKRLGIPGDFRGGFRVTTPEVLDVARMVLFGQVGRELVGLINAHGPYAVGITGEDAHLFTAVRRDVMVDGVATDIGLVGDVEHVNTEAVRDLIAAGRIPVVSTIAPDANGVVHNINADTAAAALAAALSAEKLLMLTDIEGLYTDWPDRNSLVSQINTADLTELLPTLEAGMVPKIEACLRAVTEGVPSAHVIDGRVEHCVLVELFTDEGTGTKVVNP; encoded by the coding sequence ATGACCGCCGCGACACACACCAAGGCGCAGGTGCTCGCCGCGGCGCTGCCGTGGCTCAAGCAACTGCACGGCAAGATCGTCGTGGTGAAGTACGGCGGAAACGCCATGACCGACGACACCCTCAAGGCCGCGTTCGCCGCCGACATGGTGTTCCTTCGCAACTGCGGCGTCCACCCCGTCGTCGTCCACGGCGGTGGGCCCCAGATCAGCGCCATGCTCAAACGGCTCGGCATCCCTGGGGACTTCCGGGGCGGCTTCCGGGTGACCACGCCCGAGGTGCTCGACGTCGCCCGGATGGTGCTGTTCGGTCAGGTGGGCCGCGAACTCGTCGGGCTGATCAACGCGCACGGACCGTATGCCGTCGGGATCACCGGCGAGGACGCCCACCTGTTCACCGCGGTGCGCCGCGACGTCATGGTCGACGGGGTGGCCACCGACATCGGCCTGGTCGGCGACGTCGAACACGTCAACACCGAGGCCGTCCGGGACCTGATCGCCGCCGGCCGCATTCCCGTGGTGTCGACGATCGCGCCCGACGCGAACGGTGTGGTGCACAACATCAACGCCGACACCGCCGCGGCCGCGCTGGCCGCCGCGCTCAGCGCCGAGAAACTGTTGATGCTCACCGACATCGAAGGGCTCTACACGGACTGGCCCGACCGCAACTCGCTGGTCAGCCAGATCAACACCGCCGACCTGACGGAACTCCTGCCCACGCTGGAGGCCGGTATGGTTCCCAAGATCGAGGCCTGCCTGCGTGCCGTCACCGAGGGCGTGCCCAGCGCCCACGTCATCGACGGCCGCGTCGAACACTGTGTACTGGTCGAACTGTTCACCGATGAGGGGACCGGCACCAAGGTGGTGAACCCGTGA
- the argC gene encoding N-acetyl-gamma-glutamyl-phosphate reductase, with protein MTSVAVAGASGYAGGEILRLLLGHPAYSDGRLTIGALTAAGSAGTMLGDHHPHLLPLAGRVLEATDAETLSGHDVVFLGLPHGHSAALAEQLGDDTLIIDCGADFRLTDAAAWERFYGSAHAGSWPYGLPELPGARERLAGAKRIAVPGCYPTAALLALLPAVAEDLVEPAVTVVAVSGTSGAGRAAKPDLLGAEVIGSARAYNVGGKHRHTPEIAQGLRAVTDKDVTVSFTPVLIPTSRGILATCTARTSASLSQLRAAYEKAYDAEPFIHLLPEGQLPKTGSVIGSNAAQIAVALDEDAQTFVAIAAIDNLTKGTGGAAVQSMNLALGWPETEGLSIVGVAP; from the coding sequence ATGACTTCTGTCGCAGTCGCCGGGGCCAGCGGATACGCCGGCGGGGAGATCCTGCGCCTGCTGCTCGGGCATCCCGCCTACTCCGACGGCCGGCTCACCATCGGCGCGCTGACCGCTGCGGGCAGTGCGGGCACGATGCTCGGTGACCACCACCCCCATCTGCTGCCGCTGGCCGGCCGGGTGCTCGAGGCCACCGACGCCGAGACGCTGTCCGGCCACGACGTCGTCTTCCTCGGCCTCCCGCACGGCCACTCCGCCGCGCTGGCCGAACAACTCGGCGACGACACGCTGATCATCGACTGCGGCGCCGACTTCCGGCTCACCGACGCGGCCGCGTGGGAACGGTTCTACGGTTCGGCGCACGCCGGCAGCTGGCCCTACGGCCTGCCCGAACTGCCCGGTGCCCGCGAGCGCCTCGCCGGAGCCAAGCGGATCGCCGTGCCCGGCTGCTATCCCACCGCGGCGCTGCTGGCGCTGCTGCCCGCCGTGGCCGAAGACCTCGTCGAACCGGCGGTCACCGTCGTGGCGGTCAGCGGTACCTCCGGCGCCGGGCGGGCCGCCAAACCCGACCTGCTCGGCGCGGAGGTGATCGGATCCGCGCGCGCCTACAACGTCGGCGGCAAGCACCGGCACACCCCGGAGATCGCGCAGGGCCTGCGGGCCGTGACGGACAAGGACGTCACGGTGTCGTTCACCCCGGTGCTGATCCCCACCTCGCGGGGCATCCTCGCCACCTGCACCGCCCGCACTTCCGCGTCGCTGTCGCAGCTGCGGGCCGCCTACGAGAAGGCTTACGACGCAGAACCTTTCATTCACCTGCTGCCCGAGGGGCAACTGCCCAAGACCGGTTCGGTGATCGGCAGCAACGCCGCGCAGATCGCGGTCGCGCTCGACGAGGATGCGCAGACGTTCGTCGCGATCGCGGCGATCGACAACTTGACCAAGGGGACCGGTGGGGCGGCGGTGCAGTCGATGAACCTGGCGCTGGGTTGGCCGGAGACCGAGGGCCTGTCGATCGTGGGGGTCGCGCCGTGA
- the argJ gene encoding bifunctional glutamate N-acetyltransferase/amino-acid acetyltransferase ArgJ, whose translation MTGSAPLIRTQGVTAPAGFRAAGIAAGIKASGALDLALVLNEGPDHTAAGVFTRNQVQAAPVLWSRQVLTTGRLRAVVLNSGGANACTGPLGFQDTHATAEAVAAALSDWGSETGAIEVAVCSTGLIGDRLPMDKVLAGVTEVVHEMAGGLSGGEEAARAIMTTDTVPKQVALHHPGNWTVGGMAKGAGMMAPSLATMLCVLTTDAVAGSEALDTALRRAAKRTFDRLDIDGSCSTNDTVLLLASGASEITPSQEELDEAVLRVCDDLCAQLQADAEGVTKRIAITVTGAPTEDDALVAARLLARDSLVKTALFGSDPNWGRVLAAVGMVPFTIDANRITVSFNGSPTFANGAGTPGAREVDLTGADIDVAVDLGLGAGQATVRTTDLSHAYVEENSAYSS comes from the coding sequence GTGACCGGATCCGCACCACTGATCCGCACCCAGGGCGTCACCGCCCCCGCCGGCTTCCGGGCCGCCGGAATCGCGGCCGGCATCAAGGCGTCGGGTGCGCTCGACCTCGCCCTCGTGCTCAACGAAGGCCCCGACCACACCGCGGCGGGTGTGTTCACCCGCAACCAGGTCCAGGCCGCGCCGGTGTTGTGGAGCCGGCAGGTGCTCACCACCGGACGGCTGCGTGCCGTCGTCCTCAATTCCGGCGGCGCCAACGCCTGCACCGGCCCGCTCGGGTTCCAGGACACCCACGCCACCGCCGAGGCGGTCGCCGCGGCGCTGTCCGACTGGGGTTCGGAGACCGGCGCCATCGAGGTCGCGGTCTGCTCGACCGGTCTGATCGGCGACCGGCTGCCGATGGACAAGGTCCTCGCCGGGGTCACCGAGGTGGTCCACGAGATGGCCGGCGGGCTGTCCGGCGGCGAGGAAGCGGCCCGCGCCATCATGACCACCGACACCGTGCCGAAACAGGTTGCGCTGCACCACCCCGGCAACTGGACCGTCGGCGGGATGGCCAAGGGCGCGGGCATGATGGCGCCGTCGCTGGCCACGATGCTGTGCGTGCTGACCACCGACGCCGTCGCCGGTTCCGAGGCCCTCGACACCGCGCTGCGCCGGGCGGCGAAACGCACCTTCGACCGTCTCGACATCGACGGCAGCTGCTCGACGAACGACACCGTGCTGCTGCTCGCCTCCGGCGCCAGCGAGATCACGCCCAGCCAGGAGGAGCTCGACGAGGCGGTTCTGCGGGTGTGTGACGACCTGTGCGCCCAGCTGCAGGCCGACGCCGAAGGCGTCACCAAACGCATCGCCATCACCGTCACCGGTGCGCCGACCGAGGACGACGCGCTCGTCGCCGCCCGGCTGCTCGCCCGGGACAGCCTGGTCAAGACCGCGCTGTTCGGCTCCGACCCGAACTGGGGGCGGGTGCTCGCCGCGGTCGGGATGGTGCCGTTCACCATCGACGCGAACCGGATCACCGTGTCGTTCAACGGTTCCCCGACGTTCGCCAACGGCGCCGGGACACCCGGTGCCCGCGAGGTGGATCTGACCGGCGCCGACATCGACGTCGCCGTCGACCTCGGCCTCGGCGCGGGGCAGGCGACGGTGCGCACCACCGATCTGTCGCACGCGTACGTCGAAGAGAACTCGGCGTACAGCTCATGA
- a CDS encoding acetylornithine transaminase, whose amino-acid sequence MTLQQRWSAVMMNNYGTPALALASGDGAVVTDTDGRSYVDLLGGIAVNILGHRHPAVIEAVTRQLNTLGHTSNLYATEPGIALAEALVGHLGAPARVFFCNSGTEANEVAFKITRLTGRTKIVAAQGAFHGRTMGSLALTGQPSKQAPFEPLPGYVTHVPFGDIDELARAVTSETAAVFLEPIMGEGGVVVPPAGYLAAAREITTRHGALLIVDEVQTGVGRTGVFYAHQHDGITPDVVTLAKGLGGGLPIGACLAVGAVGDLLTPGLHGSTFGGNPVCTAAALAVLKVLADDDLVTRAGVLGKTLSHGIEELNHPLVDHVRGRGLLIGIALRAAAAKPAEAAARAAGFLVNAAAPDVIRLAPPLVVTEAQIDDFLGALPGVLDTAAGGGESTPAASEVADS is encoded by the coding sequence GTGACACTGCAGCAGCGGTGGTCCGCCGTGATGATGAACAACTACGGCACCCCGGCGCTGGCGTTGGCGAGCGGTGACGGCGCGGTGGTCACCGACACCGACGGCAGGTCCTACGTCGACCTGCTCGGCGGTATCGCGGTCAACATCCTCGGCCACCGCCACCCCGCGGTCATCGAGGCGGTGACCCGGCAGCTCAACACCCTGGGACACACCTCGAACCTGTACGCCACCGAACCGGGCATCGCACTGGCCGAAGCGCTCGTCGGGCACCTCGGCGCACCCGCGCGGGTGTTCTTCTGCAACTCCGGCACCGAGGCCAACGAGGTCGCGTTCAAGATCACCCGGCTGACCGGGCGCACGAAAATCGTTGCCGCCCAAGGCGCTTTTCACGGCCGCACGATGGGCTCACTGGCGCTGACCGGCCAGCCGTCCAAACAGGCGCCGTTCGAACCGCTGCCGGGGTACGTCACCCACGTGCCGTTCGGCGACATCGACGAACTCGCACGCGCTGTCACTTCGGAGACGGCGGCGGTGTTCCTCGAACCGATCATGGGGGAGGGCGGTGTCGTCGTACCGCCGGCCGGCTACCTGGCCGCCGCGCGCGAGATCACCACCCGCCACGGTGCGCTGCTGATCGTCGACGAGGTGCAGACGGGGGTCGGCCGCACCGGCGTGTTCTACGCCCACCAGCACGACGGCATCACCCCCGACGTCGTGACCCTGGCCAAGGGGCTCGGTGGCGGTCTGCCGATCGGGGCCTGCCTGGCCGTCGGCGCCGTCGGTGATCTGCTGACCCCGGGCCTGCACGGCAGCACATTCGGCGGCAATCCCGTCTGCACCGCGGCGGCCCTGGCGGTGCTGAAGGTGCTGGCCGACGACGATCTCGTCACCCGCGCCGGGGTGCTCGGCAAGACGCTGAGCCACGGGATCGAGGAGCTGAACCACCCGCTGGTCGACCACGTCCGCGGCCGTGGCCTGCTGATCGGGATCGCGCTGCGCGCGGCCGCCGCCAAACCCGCGGAGGCCGCTGCGCGTGCCGCCGGGTTCCTGGTCAACGCCGCCGCCCCCGACGTCATCCGGCTGGCGCCGCCGTTGGTCGTGACCGAAGCCCAGATCGACGACTTCCTCGGTGCGCTCCCCGGCGTACTCGACACCGCCGCCGGAGGCGGCGAGTCAACCCCGGCTGCCTCGGAGGTGGCGGACTCATGA